Below is a genomic region from Trichoderma asperellum chromosome 2, complete sequence.
GGCCGGAGCAGCTTGCGCAGGCGGCGGCCCGCTTCATGGGCCTGGGCCCAGCCGTCCTGCGTGAGCTTAACACGGTGATCAGGGATTGTCTGGTGTATATCGCGGTTCTCTGGCACAAGCGGTCAGCAAAGAGAGATTTGGATTGAAGGCCGCAGCGAATAGAAAGGCAGGAGACGACGTACTGTTGCCCTCGGACTGGGCATGGCGGATAAGGATGATCAATCGCGGCTTGGCCATGGTGGTCGCTTTGCGCACGTGCGGCTTGTGATGCTGAGGCTCAAGATGGGAAGTCAAATCGATCGATCGATCAACGGAATAAGCAGATACTAATAGGCTGCCGGTCTAGTGGTGGGGGCCGCTGGTGTGTTTGGCAGGCCTGCTGGTGGGATGATGACTTGGTCGCTGTTGCGTTTCAACTGCCGGTGCCAAAACACCCCCTGTCCCGAATTTCGGACGGTTCAGAGGGACAGAGAGATGAAAGGACGGAGATGGAAGCGATTCGGGAAGATGACCGACAGTAAACTGGGTGAAGTGTGAAAAGTAGCAGAGATAGATGGCGGTTCAGGTGGTGGAAGGTTGTAAGTTGAGAGGGTCAAGTCAGAAGTGCCATGGGGGGTTTAAGGGGAGTTCACTTTGGGCGCGGGGCAGCAAAGCGGCGGCCTATAATATTGGGCATAGGAACAGAGGGATCTACAGGGCCTGCTTCAGCTCTGTAGAACGGATGGAATACAAATTACAGCAAAGCTTGCTGAGCATGTGCCGGCACCAGCGCCTAAAACACCCGACCTGAGTTTGCCTCACAGCGGGGAAGGGACCTGCTAGCCCGGCGAGCGTCTCCTGGCCCAGCTCCTTGAAACCTTAAAACTTGGATGGAACCAAACGGCTGATTAGAAAGCAGGAAGGCTGAAGAGCGAGGAGCGTGTGGCGCAGCCAGAGCATTCCCGCCACTGTAGCCCGCTTGACTCTCAACCTGCCAGAACATTCGGATGGAAGTTTCGGGGAGTTCCCGTCCGTTTCTGTGATTTGCAATGAACCCTCGGCCGTCACTTCTCTGGACCTGTTCCGATGCTGTTTGTCACCGCTCTATCCCGTTCAGGCAACGCACAATCGCCCAGATCTCGGCTCATGGCATCGCATCTAAGCCGTCAATGCTACTTACTGTACATGGACCCGGCGCTGCCCCTCCCAGCCAAGGCTTTCCGTACTGCTTGCTGCACTTGGTTTAGTGCCCTGTTTAAGCAGTGCAGCTTGGGCTTACACGGTTTGGTAGCGCTGGagaattatttttttttggcagcgCCAGCCTCAAGCGTGGATGACTCTGTAAAACTCCAAAGCCTCTCTCTCACCAAGGCAAATTTGACATCAGCGCTGCGGCGTGCAGAACCAATTCATTTTCCCGGTTTGGCGCATCACGTTTTGAGCCATTGTTTTTCGTTGAACAAGTTTCCCTCTTCGACTTTTCATTCTCCATCGCTCAttcgtctctctcttccgtcGCACATCACGTCGCAATCGCACCGACCTCCATCTGGGTACTCAACTGCACCGCAACCACAACAAAAACTGCCTTAAACCGCCCAATCAGTCGATAAAACATCCACCATGTCTGCCGAAGGCCCCGAATCCATCCCCACCTCCGCCGACCCTCGCTCCAAGCGCCCGACCAAGAGACGCGCCCTCACCCCCGGTTCCGCCCAAGCCGCCTCTGTCGACGCCCTCTTCGCCAAACCCGACCAGGAGATCCGCGTCCCTCCGCCAGTATCTTCCCTCGAAGGAGGCAGACGGCGGCCTCCGCCTCCCGAGATTGTCAGCAACGTCCAGGGCTCCAGTGCTGGTGCCGGCTCCGGCGAGTTCCACGTCTACAAGGCCGCTAGAAGGCGAGAGTACGAGCGCCTAAGGGAGATGGACGAGGAGGTCAAGAGAGAGCGCGACCAGGTCGATTTTGAAAAGGATAAGGCGGAAAAAGATCGCAAAGACGaagagaggacgaggaagaatcGCGAGAAGAGGGACAAGGCTAAAGCTcgaaaggcaaagaagggcAAGGGAGGTGGGGGGGATGGCGACAACGCAAAGGATACCGATGGAAACGGCGACAAGACGTCGGCGGAGGCTACATCAAATGGAGGTCCTCAAGGAAGTGAGAGATTGAACAAGGGCGAGAACGGGGCCGAGAGAAATGGCGATGGGAAACCAGCCTCAGAACCTGTTGGACTTGTCATCCACGACGATGACTAGAATGAAGAACGAGAGAAATCAAACGAGAGAGTTGCTACGAAATTGTTTCTTTCAACACTTTCTCAGCCAGAGGTGGTGACttgtaataatatactagatagAAGCAGTGATACCCGTATAGAGTGCTATTTCATAGATCTATGCGTcgcctttttgtttttttcagCGGCCCTTAGTTAATACCATAgtctattttttaaataaaattttggTCCCCTTTTAGATTGGTCTGAAAATGCTCCCACTTCAATCCTAGCCAAGGGCTAGAATAGGGTACGGCCTTTCCAAGCAAACCTGGCGTGCCGTCCGCCTAGATCGAGGCTTCTCAGGGCTGTCTCTGCCCCTCTTCCACTCTTATACAGAACTCCAGCTCGTTTAATCATCACCGCCTCCAACTCCGGGAGCGGCACCCTGCTGCATCGTCTTAGCACTGCAAATATCGTCTACTCTTAGCAATAAACAGGCGGCCTAAGAATCACACAAAAGTCAGCATGGGTTGCTCTACTTGGAAAAAAGTGGGGGAATAAAGTGCCGGTTGGACATCATGGAATCATACCTCGATAGCAGTCTTCAGACTCTGCAGCTTAATGGCCTCAGGCTCCCACACGCCATACTCGTTCATGTCCGCAATGGCACCGGTATCGCCGTTGACACCATATGAGCTCTTACCCTCGGCTTGCTTGGCAC
It encodes:
- a CDS encoding uncharacterized protein (EggNog:ENOG41), whose amino-acid sequence is MSAEGPESIPTSADPRSKRPTKRRALTPGSAQAASVDALFAKPDQEIRVPPPVSSLEGGRRRPPPPEIVSNVQGSSAGAGSGEFHVYKAARRREYERLREMDEEVKRERDQVDFEKDKAEKDRKDEERTRKNREKRDKAKARKAKKGKGGGGDGDNAKDTDGNGDKTSAEATSNGGPQGSERLNKGENGAERNGDGKPASEPVGLVIHDDD